In a single window of the Melissococcus plutonius ATCC 35311 genome:
- the recR gene encoding recombination mediator RecR → MYYPQPIAKLIESYMKLPGIGQKTAIRLAFYTIDMDEEDVTNFAKSLISVKRDLHFCSNCGNITEEDLCDICQDKTRDHSTILVIEEPKDITAMEKMREYHGLYHVLNGVLSPMEGTGPEDINIASLIQRLHNDEIKEVILATNATTEGEATAMYLSRFIKPAGIKVTRLAHGLSVGSDIEYADEITLLKAIEGRREL, encoded by the coding sequence ATGTATTATCCACAACCTATTGCTAAATTAATTGAAAGTTATATGAAACTGCCGGGAATTGGACAGAAAACAGCGATTCGGCTTGCCTTTTATACAATTGATATGGATGAAGAAGATGTTACTAATTTTGCAAAATCTTTAATCAGTGTCAAAAGGGATCTTCATTTTTGTAGTAATTGTGGAAATATTACTGAAGAGGATCTTTGTGATATTTGTCAAGATAAAACAAGAGATCATAGTACCATTTTAGTAATAGAGGAACCTAAAGATATTACAGCGATGGAGAAGATGCGTGAATATCATGGCCTTTATCATGTACTTAATGGTGTTCTTTCACCGATGGAAGGTACAGGTCCTGAAGATATAAATATTGCCTCTTTGATTCAACGACTGCATAATGATGAAATAAAAGAAGTTATTTTAGCAACAAATGCAACGACTGAGGGGGAAGCAACTGCTATGTATCTTTCAAGATTTATTAAACCAGCTGGTATTAAAGTAACCCGTCTAGCACATGGATTATCTGTAGGTAGTGATATTGAATATGCAGATGAAATAACACTTTTAAAAGCGATTGAGGGAAGAAGAGAATTGTAA
- the tmk gene encoding dTMP kinase, whose amino-acid sequence MKGLFITIEGPDGAGKTSVLNELYPKLDKVATQKIVRTREPGGSLIAEKIRQIILDPKSNEMDERTEALLYTAARRQHLIEKILPALESGKIVICDRFLDSSLAYQGAGRRIGVKAIAEINEFAIEGTVPDFTIYLDVDSDTGLHRIQNSHRRQFDRLDNAGLEFHQRVRHEYLKLVDENPQRIVKVDARMCFKEVVEKTYYTIVDRFPEYFEN is encoded by the coding sequence GTGAAGGGATTATTTATAACAATTGAGGGACCAGATGGTGCTGGTAAAACAAGCGTATTAAACGAGTTATATCCTAAATTGGATAAGGTGGCTACACAAAAAATTGTAAGAACAAGAGAGCCAGGCGGAAGCTTAATTGCAGAAAAAATTCGGCAAATTATATTAGATCCAAAAAGTAATGAAATGGACGAGCGAACAGAAGCCTTGCTTTATACAGCAGCTAGACGTCAACATTTAATAGAAAAAATATTACCAGCATTAGAATCCGGTAAAATTGTGATATGTGACCGCTTTTTAGATAGTTCACTTGCTTATCAGGGAGCTGGTCGTAGAATAGGTGTCAAGGCGATTGCTGAAATTAACGAATTTGCAATTGAGGGCACCGTACCAGATTTTACTATTTATTTAGATGTTGACTCTGATACAGGATTACATCGTATTCAAAACAGCCACAGAAGACAGTTTGATCGTTTAGATAATGCAGGATTAGAATTCCATCAACGCGTTCGCCATGAATATTTAAAATTAGTTGATGAAAATCCACAGCGGATAGTAAAGGTTGATGCAAGAATGTGTTTTAAAGAAGTAGTTGAAAAGACTTATTATACTATTGTTGATCGTTTTCCTGAATATTTTGAAAACTAA
- a CDS encoding cyclic-di-AMP receptor yields MKIILAIVQDKDSNHLSNEFIDANIRATKLSSTGGFLKSGNSTFIIGIEDERVEETLELIKNTCKSRKQYASTPITLDMAMDGQISYPIEVEVGGATVFLLPVEGFFQY; encoded by the coding sequence ATGAAAATCATTTTAGCGATAGTTCAAGATAAAGACAGTAATCATTTGTCAAATGAATTTATTGATGCTAATATTCGTGCGACAAAATTATCTTCGACAGGTGGTTTTTTAAAGTCTGGAAACAGTACATTTATCATTGGTATTGAGGATGAGCGTGTTGAAGAGACATTAGAATTGATTAAAAATACTTGTAAATCTAGAAAACAATATGCTTCAACTCCTATTACTTTGGATATGGCAATGGATGGACAAATTTCTTATCCAATTGAGGTAGAAGTAGGAGGCGCCACCGTCTTTCTTTTGCCAGTTGAAGGATTTTTTCAATACTAA
- a CDS encoding stage 0 sporulation family protein codes for MVEAVGVRFREAGHIYYFSPSTSEYSYNEKVLVETQQSKQLATVVIPKKEIDVEDLPDELKPILSKATTKDLEKHQKNIEDAQEALLIATKKITEHKLEMKLIQIEYVFDRSKMIFYFTADGRIDFRELVKDLAAIFRTRIELRQIGVRDEAKLLGGIGPCGRQLCCSTFLGDFIPVSIKMAKDQGLSLNPVKISGLCGSLMCCLKYENDEYELAKKVLPDYGSEVITPDGKGKVVGLNLLSRLVKVRLIGHEMAVDYSYEEIKEATEMALQNVEKGD; via the coding sequence ATGGTAGAAGCAGTAGGAGTTCGTTTTCGTGAAGCTGGTCATATCTATTATTTTTCTCCTAGTACTTCTGAGTATTCTTATAATGAAAAAGTATTGGTCGAAACGCAACAATCAAAGCAATTAGCAACGGTTGTTATACCCAAGAAAGAGATAGATGTTGAGGATTTACCAGATGAACTAAAACCAATTTTAAGTAAAGCAACAACAAAAGATTTAGAAAAACATCAGAAAAATATAGAAGATGCACAAGAAGCATTGCTAATTGCTACAAAAAAAATTACAGAACATAAACTAGAAATGAAATTAATTCAAATTGAGTATGTTTTCGATAGAAGCAAAATGATTTTTTACTTTACTGCAGATGGTCGAATTGATTTTCGTGAATTGGTAAAAGATTTAGCAGCGATTTTTCGGACGAGGATAGAATTACGTCAAATTGGTGTACGAGATGAGGCGAAACTGTTAGGTGGGATTGGTCCTTGTGGTAGGCAATTGTGTTGTTCAACCTTTTTAGGTGACTTTATTCCTGTCTCTATAAAAATGGCAAAGGATCAAGGATTATCATTAAATCCTGTTAAAATTTCTGGATTATGTGGTAGTTTGATGTGTTGTTTGAAATATGAAAATGATGAATATGAATTGGCAAAGAAAGTACTACCTGATTATGGTAGTGAGGTTATAACACCAGACGGTAAAGGAAAAGTAGTCGGTTTAAATTTATTAAGTCGTTTGGTTAAAGTTCGCTTGATTGGACATGAGATGGCAGTTGACTACAGTTATGAAGAAATTAAAGAGGCAACAGAAATGGCACTGCAGAATGTTGAAAAAGGTGATTAA
- the dnaX gene encoding DNA polymerase III subunit gamma/tau, translated as MSYQALYRVWRSQRFDDIVGQKAITQTLKNAIAQKKTSHAYLFTGPRGTGKTSAAKIFAKAINCKHNDDGEPCNICDVCLAITSGSLNDVIEIDAASNNGVEEIRDIRDKVKYAPTSSDYKVYIIDEVHMLSTGAFNALLKTLEEPPPNVVFILATTEPHKIPATIISRTQRFDFRRINVHDIVHHLAFILKETSIEYEEQALYTVAQTAEGGMRDALSILDQIISFNNKKVTVEDARRITGSLTDEMMDQYIEYCLSGEAEKALESLEGMFSAGKEANRLVENLLLYCRDLLMYQQAPTLLTEKVGNLTETFKQLAQETSAEKIYTFIQILSDTQNDIRFTNNTAIYLEVATVKLANTTKEAETHSHLKTESPIEKQQIAELSKQIEQIQNELTALKKNQVILPEKNRDTVSTNKQKYYAESVSTEQIYQVLTQATKQHLQQVKEVWDDMLQMLTVTQRAMIKASEPVAASSNGLIVVFDYEIVCSKVNQDQALQLAIQNNLSRLIDYAPLIVCITRESWPKTRQAFIQQNKNEFHSSNEEKKNSADNTNEVSEELTEEKIEADPVVEKALEIFGKDFTEIIHD; from the coding sequence TTGTCTTATCAAGCACTTTATCGTGTTTGGCGTTCACAGCGTTTTGATGATATTGTTGGACAAAAAGCGATTACACAAACACTGAAAAATGCCATTGCACAAAAGAAAACCTCTCATGCCTATTTATTTACCGGACCTAGAGGAACCGGAAAAACAAGTGCAGCAAAAATTTTTGCTAAAGCTATTAATTGTAAGCATAATGATGACGGTGAGCCATGTAATATCTGTGATGTTTGTCTTGCAATTACTTCAGGAAGCCTAAATGATGTCATTGAAATCGATGCGGCAAGTAATAATGGTGTTGAAGAAATTCGGGATATCCGGGACAAAGTAAAATATGCACCAACTTCTTCTGATTACAAGGTGTATATTATTGATGAAGTACATATGCTTTCAACCGGTGCATTTAATGCTTTGCTTAAGACACTTGAAGAACCACCTCCAAATGTTGTATTTATTCTAGCAACAACAGAACCACACAAAATTCCAGCAACGATTATCTCACGAACACAGCGATTTGATTTTAGAAGAATTAATGTTCATGACATTGTTCACCATTTAGCTTTTATTTTAAAAGAAACCAGTATTGAATATGAAGAACAAGCATTATATACTGTTGCCCAGACGGCAGAAGGTGGAATGAGAGATGCGTTAAGTATTCTTGATCAGATTATTTCGTTTAATAATAAAAAAGTCACGGTAGAAGATGCAAGACGAATAACAGGTAGTTTGACTGATGAAATGATGGACCAATATATTGAGTATTGCTTATCCGGTGAAGCGGAGAAAGCCTTGGAGTCACTTGAAGGAATGTTCTCTGCTGGAAAAGAAGCCAATCGCTTGGTAGAAAATTTATTACTCTATTGTAGGGATTTGTTGATGTACCAGCAAGCACCTACATTATTAACTGAAAAGGTAGGAAATCTAACAGAAACATTTAAGCAACTGGCACAAGAAACTTCTGCTGAAAAAATTTATACATTTATTCAAATTTTAAGTGATACACAAAATGATATACGTTTTACAAATAATACGGCTATTTATCTAGAGGTAGCAACAGTAAAATTAGCCAACACAACAAAAGAAGCAGAAACACATTCACATTTAAAAACAGAATCACCTATAGAAAAGCAGCAAATAGCTGAACTTTCTAAGCAGATAGAACAAATTCAAAATGAATTAACTGCATTGAAAAAAAATCAAGTAATCTTACCAGAAAAAAACAGAGATACAGTATCAACAAACAAGCAAAAATATTATGCAGAAAGTGTATCTACTGAACAAATTTATCAAGTATTAACTCAAGCTACAAAACAACATTTACAACAAGTAAAAGAAGTTTGGGATGATATGCTTCAAATGTTAACAGTAACTCAAAGAGCAATGATAAAAGCAAGTGAGCCAGTTGCAGCTAGTTCTAATGGCTTAATTGTTGTATTTGATTATGAAATTGTTTGTAGTAAGGTCAATCAAGACCAAGCTTTGCAGCTGGCCATTCAAAATAATTTAAGTCGATTAATCGATTATGCACCGTTGATTGTTTGTATTACAAGAGAAAGCTGGCCAAAAACACGACAAGCATTTATTCAGCAAAATAAAAACGAATTTCATTCTTCGAATGAAGAGAAAAAAAATTCAGCAGATAATACTAATGAAGTTAGTGAGGAATTAACAGAAGAAAAAATAGAAGCTGATCCAGTAGTTGAAAAAGCTTTAGAGATATTTGGAAAAGATTTTACCGAAATTATTCATGATTAA
- the holB gene encoding DNA polymerase III subunit delta', which yields MGEQVNLHDYQADIYQQLQRSFINKHLSHAYLFEGMKGTGKKECALWLTKLLFCTQIVNSEPCDRCNNCLRVQKEEHPDVLKIIPDGQTIKKDQVLRLKSEFTKSGMETTQKVFLIEQADKMNVSAANSLLKFLEEPNNESMVILETTQLIKMLPTIQSRCQILHFQPLNKRTLFKALLNEKVSQTSAELLIELTSSFNKAVELSQDEWFNEARETIGQWVEYFKKDDLQAFIYVQKKMIKIFKEKDQQALSFDLLLAYFYQLLKHSTTFQDENLSLEKITSDMEFILQAKQKWEANVSWQGVMEQLALHIIHKNKLGGWKW from the coding sequence ATGGGTGAACAGGTTAATTTGCACGATTATCAAGCAGATATCTATCAGCAATTGCAAAGAAGTTTTATAAATAAACATCTATCACATGCCTATCTTTTTGAAGGGATGAAGGGAACTGGAAAAAAAGAGTGTGCACTATGGTTGACAAAATTATTATTTTGTACACAAATTGTTAATAGTGAACCTTGTGATCGTTGTAATAATTGTTTGCGTGTTCAAAAAGAAGAGCATCCAGATGTTTTAAAAATAATTCCCGATGGTCAAACTATAAAAAAAGATCAGGTATTACGTTTAAAATCTGAATTTACAAAAAGTGGAATGGAAACAACTCAGAAAGTATTCTTAATTGAACAAGCAGACAAAATGAATGTAAGTGCAGCAAATAGTTTATTAAAGTTTTTAGAAGAGCCTAATAATGAAAGCATGGTTATTTTGGAAACAACTCAACTGATAAAAATGTTACCTACAATTCAATCACGTTGTCAGATACTTCATTTTCAACCATTGAACAAAAGAACTTTATTCAAAGCTCTGTTAAATGAAAAAGTAAGTCAAACTTCTGCTGAACTTCTGATAGAATTAACAAGTAGTTTCAATAAAGCGGTTGAATTATCTCAAGATGAATGGTTTAATGAAGCTAGAGAGACTATTGGCCAATGGGTTGAATATTTCAAAAAAGATGATCTACAAGCATTCATTTATGTACAAAAGAAAATGATAAAAATTTTTAAAGAAAAGGATCAACAAGCATTAAGCTTTGATTTATTACTTGCCTATTTTTATCAATTATTAAAACATTCAACTACTTTTCAAGATGAGAATCTTTCATTAGAAAAGATTACAAGTGATATGGAATTTATTTTACAAGCAAAACAAAAGTGGGAAGCAAATGTTAGTTGGCAAGGTGTTATGGAACAACTTGCTCTACATATCATTCATAAAAATAAGCTGGGAGGATGGAAATGGTAG
- the galE gene encoding UDP-glucose 4-epimerase GalE, which translates to MSILVLGGAGYIGSHAVDQLITKGYEVIVIDNLQTGHREAVNDQAIFYQGDIRDKEFLKSVFKKENIEGIIHFAANSLVGESVEKPLMYFNNNVYGMQILLEVMQEFGVKKIVFSSTAATYGEPKETPIKETTPTNPTNPYGESKLMMEKMMKWCDGAYGMHFVALRYFNVAGAKKNASIGEDHHPETHLIPIVLQVASGTRDVLNIYGNDYPTIDGTCVRDYVYIEDLIAAHILALEYLENGGKSDVFNLGSNTGYSVKEILEAAREVTKKEIPAKIVARRSGDPSTLVASSEKAKQILGWQPKVTSIKEIIQTAWQWHEKHPAGYND; encoded by the coding sequence ATGTCAATACTAGTATTAGGTGGCGCAGGTTATATTGGATCACATGCAGTAGATCAGTTAATCACTAAGGGATATGAAGTAATCGTCATTGATAATTTACAAACTGGGCATCGAGAAGCAGTTAATGATCAAGCAATATTTTATCAAGGTGATATTCGAGATAAAGAATTTTTAAAATCGGTTTTCAAAAAAGAAAATATTGAGGGAATTATTCATTTTGCAGCAAATTCTTTGGTTGGTGAATCCGTTGAAAAACCATTAATGTATTTTAATAATAATGTATATGGTATGCAAATTCTCTTAGAAGTGATGCAAGAATTTGGTGTTAAGAAGATCGTCTTTTCCTCTACTGCAGCAACCTATGGCGAACCGAAAGAAACACCAATTAAGGAAACTACACCAACAAATCCGACCAATCCATATGGTGAAAGTAAATTGATGATGGAAAAAATGATGAAATGGTGTGATGGTGCTTATGGTATGCATTTTGTGGCATTACGTTATTTTAATGTTGCTGGTGCTAAAAAGAATGCTTCTATCGGTGAGGATCATCACCCAGAGACACATTTAATTCCAATTGTTTTACAGGTTGCTTCAGGAACACGTGACGTGTTAAATATTTATGGAAATGATTACCCAACAATAGATGGAACATGCGTTCGAGATTATGTTTATATTGAGGATTTGATTGCTGCACATATTTTAGCTTTAGAATATCTAGAGAATGGTGGAAAAAGTGATGTCTTTAATTTAGGTAGTAATACTGGCTATTCTGTAAAAGAGATCCTTGAAGCAGCAAGAGAAGTAACAAAAAAGGAAATTCCAGCAAAAATTGTTGCTAGAAGATCAGGTGATCCTAGTACGTTAGTTGCATCTAGTGAAAAAGCAAAACAAATTCTTGGCTGGCAACCAAAAGTAACAAGCATTAAAGAAATTATTCAAACCGCATGGCAATGGCATGAGAAACATCCAGCTGGTTATAATGATTAG
- a CDS encoding YbaB/EbfC family nucleoid-associated protein, with translation MIRGMGNMQGMMKQVQKMQKEMAKAQEELNAKEFVGEATNALVKTTFTGDRKLKDVSINKEVVDPDDIEMLEDLVTMAVNDALEKIETETESTMGKYTKGLPGL, from the coding sequence ATGATACGTGGAATGGGAAATATGCAAGGTATGATGAAACAAGTTCAAAAAATGCAAAAGGAAATGGCAAAAGCTCAAGAAGAATTAAATGCCAAAGAATTCGTTGGTGAAGCAACAAATGCTCTAGTAAAAACGACCTTTACTGGTGACAGAAAATTAAAAGATGTTTCAATTAATAAGGAAGTTGTTGATCCAGATGATATTGAAATGTTAGAAGATTTGGTTACAATGGCTGTCAATGATGCGCTTGAAAAAATTGAAACAGAAACAGAATCAACAATGGGCAAGTATACAAAAGGATTGCCAGGTTTATAA
- a CDS encoding LacI family DNA-binding transcriptional regulator, which translates to MIKIATIKDIAKLAGVSSATVSRVLNYDSKLAVGKETKKKIFEIAENLNYTKYKKKQKLKTAKLLFIQWYNDQEELEDIYYLSIRLGIEKKAEELGIELIKQPFEDLKQITVDGILALGKFDEHQVKQLASIHSVILFVDFDALNLGYNSLVVDFTYGIHSVIQQLLAMGHTKIGMLSGEEYTRQDQKMLKDERLVAFKKEMRHLSLFQKKWVVTSPFTVEGGYQAMKKFLYECSDGPTAFFASNDALAIGALRAIQEANYRVPEDISLIGFNDISIAKYINPTLTTVKVYTEWMGELAVETIQSLIAGEVPVPRKITIGTKLILRDSTAKI; encoded by the coding sequence GTGATAAAGATTGCAACAATAAAGGATATTGCAAAATTAGCCGGTGTCTCATCTGCCACTGTTTCTAGGGTATTAAATTATGATAGCAAGCTTGCTGTTGGAAAAGAAACAAAGAAAAAAATTTTTGAAATTGCTGAAAACTTAAATTATACAAAATATAAAAAGAAACAAAAGTTGAAAACAGCAAAATTGTTATTTATTCAATGGTATAATGATCAAGAGGAATTAGAAGATATTTATTATTTATCTATTCGATTAGGTATTGAAAAAAAAGCGGAAGAATTAGGAATTGAACTTATCAAACAACCTTTTGAAGACTTAAAACAGATAACTGTTGATGGGATCTTAGCATTAGGTAAATTTGATGAACATCAAGTCAAGCAATTGGCATCTATTCATTCAGTCATTCTTTTTGTTGATTTTGATGCTTTAAATTTAGGTTATAATTCATTGGTAGTTGATTTTACTTATGGCATTCACTCTGTTATTCAACAATTATTAGCCATGGGACATACAAAAATTGGAATGTTGTCTGGTGAAGAATATACCAGACAAGACCAAAAAATGTTAAAAGATGAACGATTGGTTGCTTTTAAAAAGGAAATGAGACATTTGTCATTATTCCAAAAAAAATGGGTTGTGACGAGTCCTTTCACTGTAGAAGGCGGTTATCAAGCGATGAAAAAATTTTTATATGAATGTTCTGATGGTCCTACAGCTTTTTTTGCTTCAAATGATGCTTTAGCAATTGGTGCTCTACGAGCGATTCAAGAAGCAAATTACCGAGTTCCTGAAGATATCTCACTCATTGGGTTTAATGATATTAGCATAGCTAAATATATAAATCCGACTTTAACGACTGTTAAGGTATATACCGAATGGATGGGAGAATTGGCAGTTGAAACGATTCAGTCATTAATTGCCGGAGAGGTACCAGTTCCTAGGAAAATTACAATTGGAACAAAGTTGATTCTCCGTGATTCAACGGCTAAGATCTGA
- the galT gene encoding UDP-glucose--hexose-1-phosphate uridylyltransferase: protein MAISQTIADFVTLAIQAGGWMDLDRLYLQNRILGIIGENSMEEVVPSVVPDSSLTLVAELIQKAKENHIIDASSIAETEQLEALLMDFLTPPPSVVNAFFAQHYAKEPKEATDYFYQLCENNNYIKTQEIAKNKYFTVMTDYGELEITINLSKPEKDPKAIAAKQHEKENNTYPKCQLCMENEGYKGRVDYPARTNHRIIRMNIDGESWGFQYSPYTYYNEHSIILSEYHRPMKINQETFKRLIKIIEILPHYFVGSNADLPIVGGSILTHDHYQAGRHHFPMEKAETKKYIEWSEYPLMNIGIVDWPMSVVRLQSPNQEELISAATRILEKWQQYSNAELNIQAFSEDGTPHHTVTPIARRKENLFELDLVLRGNNTSKEYPDGIFHPHPDVQHIKKENIGLIEVMGLAILPPRLEQEMKEVIHYVLDQPNKIADYHLSWANQIKEQYSFTAENAEKIIEEEIGKVFARVLEDAGVFKNDQQGQAAFQAFLENL from the coding sequence GTGGCAATTAGTCAAACAATCGCTGATTTTGTAACATTGGCGATTCAAGCAGGTGGTTGGATGGATTTAGACCGCTTGTATTTACAAAACAGAATTTTAGGAATTATTGGCGAGAATTCAATGGAAGAGGTCGTTCCATCAGTGGTACCTGATTCTTCTTTAACATTGGTAGCTGAATTGATTCAAAAAGCAAAAGAAAATCATATTATTGATGCTAGTTCAATTGCAGAAACAGAACAACTTGAAGCCTTATTAATGGATTTCCTTACCCCACCACCTTCAGTGGTGAATGCTTTTTTTGCACAACATTACGCAAAAGAACCAAAAGAAGCCACCGATTATTTTTATCAACTATGTGAGAATAACAATTACATTAAGACACAAGAAATAGCGAAGAATAAATATTTCACAGTTATGACGGATTATGGAGAATTAGAAATTACAATTAATCTTTCTAAGCCAGAAAAAGATCCTAAAGCTATTGCAGCAAAACAACATGAAAAAGAGAATAACACTTATCCAAAATGTCAGCTTTGTATGGAAAATGAAGGATATAAGGGCCGCGTAGATTATCCTGCTAGAACGAATCATCGAATTATTCGCATGAATATTGATGGAGAAAGTTGGGGATTTCAATACTCTCCTTATACTTATTATAATGAGCATTCTATTATTTTATCTGAATATCATCGACCAATGAAAATTAATCAGGAAACTTTTAAACGATTAATCAAAATTATTGAAATTTTGCCACATTATTTTGTTGGTTCTAATGCAGATTTACCAATTGTTGGTGGATCAATTTTAACACATGATCATTATCAAGCTGGACGACATCATTTTCCAATGGAAAAAGCGGAAACTAAAAAATATATAGAATGGTCAGAATACCCATTGATGAATATCGGTATTGTTGATTGGCCAATGTCGGTTGTTCGTTTACAAAGCCCTAATCAGGAAGAATTGATTTCAGCAGCTACACGTATTTTAGAAAAATGGCAGCAATACTCAAATGCTGAATTAAATATACAAGCTTTCTCTGAGGATGGTACACCTCATCATACAGTGACACCTATTGCTCGAAGAAAAGAAAACCTGTTTGAATTAGATTTAGTATTAAGGGGTAACAATACTTCTAAAGAATATCCAGATGGTATTTTTCATCCACATCCTGATGTTCAACATATAAAAAAAGAAAACATTGGGTTAATTGAGGTAATGGGCTTAGCTATTTTACCACCAAGATTGGAACAAGAAATGAAAGAAGTTATTCATTATGTTTTAGACCAACCAAATAAAATTGCCGATTATCATCTCTCATGGGCAAATCAAATAAAAGAACAGTATTCTTTCACAGCTGAAAATGCTGAAAAAATTATTGAGGAAGAAATTGGAAAAGTCTTTGCTAGAGTATTAGAAGATGCTGGTGTTTTCAAAAATGATCAACAAGGACAAGCGGCTTTTCAAGCGTTTTTAGAAAACTTATAA
- the rsmI gene encoding 16S rRNA (cytidine(1402)-2'-O)-methyltransferase gives MQKQKSFENIEIGCLYLVPTPIGNLEDISVRCLNCLKEVDLIASEDTRNTQKLLNYFEIMKSQLSLHEHNYKERIPRLLERLRNGAKIAQVSDAGMPSISDPGHELVTACIDEGIPVVALPGPSAGITALIASGLLPQPFLFYGFLPRNKNEQKQIIEGLREQQATQIFYESPYRLKQTVQTFAQIYGHERQAVICRELTKLHEEYLRGTLEEISDYLSRCTIKGECCLLIAGKTKEEIQWNLDELPPIKEQVQLLIRDGKTSKEAIKEIAKQYGLKKQEVYKKYHLE, from the coding sequence ATGCAAAAACAAAAAAGTTTTGAGAATATCGAGATAGGCTGTCTTTATCTTGTTCCTACTCCAATTGGCAATTTAGAAGATATAAGTGTTCGTTGTTTGAATTGTTTAAAAGAAGTTGATCTAATTGCAAGTGAAGATACAAGAAATACACAAAAATTGTTAAATTACTTCGAAATTATGAAATCACAATTGAGTTTACATGAACATAATTATAAGGAAAGAATACCAAGACTGCTGGAACGTTTAAGAAATGGAGCAAAAATCGCGCAAGTGAGTGATGCAGGTATGCCATCTATTAGTGATCCAGGACATGAATTGGTTACTGCCTGTATTGATGAAGGAATACCTGTTGTTGCCTTACCAGGACCTAGTGCTGGCATTACCGCATTAATAGCTTCTGGATTACTGCCACAGCCCTTTCTTTTTTATGGATTTTTACCAAGGAATAAAAATGAACAAAAACAGATTATAGAAGGACTAAGGGAACAACAAGCCACACAGATATTCTATGAATCACCTTACCGATTAAAACAAACTGTTCAAACTTTTGCCCAAATATATGGGCATGAACGCCAAGCAGTCATATGTCGAGAATTGACGAAATTACATGAGGAATATCTAAGAGGTACTCTTGAAGAGATATCTGATTATCTATCTAGGTGTACAATCAAGGGAGAATGCTGTTTATTAATTGCTGGTAAAACAAAAGAAGAGATTCAGTGGAACCTTGATGAGTTACCACCAATTAAGGAACAAGTTCAATTACTTATCAGAGATGGAAAAACTTCTAAAGAGGCTATAAAAGAAATAGCGAAGCAATATGGATTAAAAAAACAAGAAGTTTATAAAAAATATCATTTAGAATAA
- a CDS encoding DNA replication initiation control protein YabA, giving the protein MDKRSLYDGLNSLESDLECTLLQLKEIKESLHELVEKNTTLEIENQRLREHLQELNRLSVNEIDSSKQELSKSRMNLEKLYEEGFHVCNILYGSRRENDEECAFCLEVIYGERCK; this is encoded by the coding sequence ATGGATAAGCGTTCATTGTATGACGGCCTAAATTCGTTAGAAAGTGATTTAGAATGTACATTACTGCAATTAAAAGAAATTAAAGAGTCACTTCATGAATTGGTAGAAAAAAATACAACTTTAGAGATTGAAAATCAGCGATTACGTGAACATTTGCAAGAACTAAATCGATTATCTGTTAATGAGATAGATTCTTCAAAACAAGAATTATCAAAATCCCGTATGAATTTAGAAAAGTTATATGAAGAAGGATTCCATGTCTGTAACATTTTATATGGTTCGAGAAGAGAAAATGATGAAGAATGTGCATTTTGTTTAGAAGTGATTTATGGTGAGCGATGTAAATAA